The DNA region ATCCGTGAACTCCAGCGCTTTGAGTTCGAGCGCGGGGAGGATGGCGTCATTGTGGCTACCGTGCAGGCTGATGCGTTCTGCCACAATATGGTCCGCGCCCTGGTTGGGTCGGCCCTGTATGTGGGTGAGGGAGTGGAGGAGCCGGGGTGGCTCCACGACCGGCTCCTGGCGAAGAAGCGGGACGCCAAGTCCATCCTCGCCGCGCCGCACCCGCTGGTACTTGAGGAAGTGGCCTACCCTTCCGAGGACGAGATGCTGGCCAGGGCTGAGCTGACGCGGGCGGTGCGGAAGTAGCTTCCTTATGGGCAGTCCAGGCTGGCGGGAACGAGGCCAAGGAGGGCTTTAGGAGTGTACTGGACCGTGAGTGAGGAGGCCGGAGTTGAAACCCAGGAATGTAGCCATTGCGCGGCCTGAAACTGGATTGCTCTTTCCTGCCTGTAGCCATCGAAGGCATTATCGTCGGCATCTATGGTGACGGTCACCGTTGTCCCGGGCCAAAGCCCAGAAGACCACGATTCGTTTGGGACTAAAGTGACTAGGGCGTAATCCGTGGCGAGGCTGCCTGAGCGGGTCAACCTCAATCTGATGTTGTTTCCGTCCTGAATGCATACAAGCGTCGGGGATGGCAACTGCGTCGCGGTGAACTGCCCGGTCGCCAGTGCGCCATCGGTGAAGGCTGCCTGGCTCGGTGCAGCGGTGTGGAGGGCACCTCCGGTGAGGACACCGAGACTTACCAGCGACATGGCCGTCAGCCTCGTGGCACGGCGGCCGGAACGGCGGGCACGACGTCCGCCCTGGGGCCTGCTTTCTGGCTGCGGTGGCTCCAGCCGGGAACCCCGGCGTTTTGGAGCACCGAAAGCCAGATAGAACAGGTAGGCGGTGAAGAGTCCGCCGGCGAAGACCGCGGCGGAACTGCTCAGCCAGGCCACGGCATAACCCAGCAGCGGAGCGTGGGCTATCACCCGCTCCGTTGTGCGGAGAACGTAGGGCTCGGCGTCGGGGATTGAATTCGCGTCGCCTTTAAGCGTTACCGTTGCCGTGTCTCCGGAAACGTCCGCCTGCACTAGCCGGTGGGTGATGCGCACCCCGGCGGCGGTTTCGACGCTGATGACGTCCCCGGCCCGGAGGGCGGCGGCCTCTACCGGGATGCTGATCCCCAGAGCACCGGTGGGGATGGCGGGCGCCATGGAGCCCGAGCGGAAAACCAGCGGCTTGGCGCCGATCAACACAGCAACAATGGCCGCCAGGAGGCAGAGCGCACCGAGAATGGCACCCAGGGTCAGCAGATTGTTCTGGACGCGTGAGAGTCTGCGCATGTCCGCTCAGCTCCCCACGCCGGCGTTGAAGGTAAAGGTGGCCGTGGTGCTTGTACCTTGGAGGTTGCTGGCAGCATTGGCTGGCAGGGATACCACGAGGCAAAGGTTCTCAGTGCCGGCCGGCGCAAGGGTGCGGGGAACCGAGATCAATGTACCGACGAGGGTAACGTCTGTAGTACCGATTCGTGTGCCCGTGCATGAACCCGTCGTCGCCGTGTTGCTGGCGGATCCGCCGGAGTACACACCGACCAGCAGCGATGTGCCGAGGTTACCGCCCAGGCCGCCGGCACCCGCCACGGCGGAGCCTGTCACCGTGTACGTAAGCGGGAGCGAACCCGAGTTGGAGGCCTGCACCATGGCAGCCTTGCTCACGCCGGGATACATGGCAGTCATATCCAGGGAAGTCACCGCTACGGAGTCTGCCAGTGTTCCGTCGGGCAGCGTCCGGAGTTTCAGGTCAAGCGTGCCGGCGCTGAAAGTCGCAGTTGCCGTCGATTCGTCGGTCCACGCCGCGAGTGTCCCCACGGCGCCGAGGCCCAGGACCATTCCTGCAGACAGCAGCGCGCGGAGCCCGATGCTCCTTTCGCTGGAGACGGCCCCCTGCGGGGTTACGCTACGCCGTCCCATTTGGCACTCCTGCGCCAGCATCCGACAGAAGCCGGGCGGGATCCGGCCGCCGCTTTGAACGACGCGACTCGACCACTGCCGCGTTGCACATAAAAGCAGAGTAACCGAGCAACAGGGCTACGGCGACGCCCACGGCCCAGATGTGCTGCTCACCGGTCAGCCAAACGTTGACGTAGCCCAGCAAAGGCATGCTGTACCAGACCACGCCGCGGATCTGGCGAGCCTTGACCAGAGTTTCATCGGGGACCGGGTTTGCATCCCCCTGCGTGGTGAACAGCGCCTCGCCGCCCAGGGTCCGGGAGATGGATTTGATCCGGTGGGTGACCACCTCAGGTTCACCCGAACGGATCTGGTAGGTGATGGCGTCGCCGACTTTCAGCTCGGCAGCCTGGACCGGACGGGTGACCACCAGGCTACCCGGCGGCATGCCCGGGCGCATCGAACCCGTGAGAACTGTATAGGGAGTTGACCCTGTAAACCTCGGAACTGCAACCACTACCACCAGCAAGGAAAACATTGAGAGCAGGAGAACCCAGGACGCTATCTGCCGCAGCCACCAGCCGATGCCGGTGGCGGCGTCGTCAACAGCTGCACTGTGCTTCCTGCTCATGACTCTTGATCCCCCCTGAAGGTAAACGTCACGGATGTGGTGCCTGCAGCAGCGGTGATCGGGGCGTTGGCGTTGAGGGCAACTTCGATGCAAAGCGTCTCGGACGACGACGGCGCCAGCGGACTCCCGGCGAATGTCGCCGATGGATTGACGGGCACACGGTCAAGGAGAACCACTCCCTGCGATGGAGCTTGCCCGCAGACCTCGTCCATCGTCACCGTTAACAGCAGCGCAGCTGCCAGTTTTTGATCGGCCGGGGTAACGGCGGTAGCCGTTACAGAAGTCAGGCCATATGTCATGTCCGTGCTTCCTCCATTGCCGACTGTCAGCGGTGCCCGCACTGCTTGACCAGGAGTCAGGTTACCTGCGCTGAGTGCGGTGAATGTATAGGGTGACGACTGGCCGCCCACCAGCAGCACGAGGCTGCCGGTGGTGACGGTTCCAGCGTCGACTGTGGCCTCGTTGCGCCAAAGCGCCCCGGTGGTGCTCATTGTTGTCAACATAACGAGCACCATCCCCCCAACGAGTGTCAGCCACAGTCTGTTTTTCATCGTGATGCAGGCCTAATGCCCGCCCTACGCCGTCTGCTCGAGCGAGAATGTCAGAGCGGACTCCAGATCTATGTTCAGGTTCTGGTCGATGTTGACGGCAACATCCGTGAAGTCGACAGTGATTGTGACCGGAATCGTGTACGTAGTGGCCGCGTCGAAACTCACACTGTTGCCCTCCACCTCGATTCCATCAACGGACTCTGAGTCAATAACCATGGCAACGGCCAGATCCTGTTCCGCGACAGTTGCACCGAGGTCATTGGTGACAGGCGCCACAAGGACAGTGGGTACTGTCAGCTCGGCGTGGAGGTTTTCACCTTCGGCCTTGACTGTGACGGTGGTGTTGTACGTGAGGCTGTCGCCTGGAATTATCTGGAATGTACCGATGTCAGCGATGGGACCGTGCGTAGCCTCGGCCCACGAACCGGCGGCGACCGACAGGCTCAGCTGACCAGTGGAGACCATGCCGGCATCCACAGTGGCTGTATCTGACCAGACTGCGAACGTGCCTGCGCCGCCTAGAAGCAAGATGCCGGCGGCACCGGCGGCGATTGCGCCTTTTATTGCTTTATTCATGGTGGGGCCCCCTGAGACCGGATCTTGGATATCTGGCGGGGTTGGTCCCGCTGAACCCATTGTTGCGACCGCTCCACAAGAGCTCCCAGGGATTACATCAAATGCCCGCAAAGATTGGCGCAGACTTGCTCAAGATCAGAATGACGGGGGAGGCCCATCTGCCGGCAGCCTCAGAGTGAAGGTGCTGCCCTCACCGGGGCGGCTCTCACAGGAAATGTCTCCGCCGTGGCGTTCAACGATCGTCTTGGTGATGGACAGCCCCAGCCCTGCGCCTGCAATCGAGGCTTCCCTCGCCGAGTCTGTGCGGAAGAATCGCTTGAAGACATTTGTAGAGTCTTCGGCACTCATCCCCATTCCGGTGTCCTTCACACGTAGCTGGATCCAGTCATCGGTACCTTGGGCACTGATGCTCACTACGCCACCACCGGGGGAGTACTTGATGGCATTCGAAACCAAGTTGTCGAGCGCCTGCCCGATCCTCAGCGGATCCGCGTAAGCCCAGAGGGGCGAAGGAACATTGGCCACGAGTGAGATGTTGGACTGATCTGCCTGGGCCCGGGCAGAGCCGATGCTGGTCTCAACCAGGCCGGCCAGGTCTGTCCGCTTCGGATAAACCTTGAGGGCAGATGAAGCCGACAGCATCAGGTCCGATACCAGGGCCAGCAGCCTCTCGGAGTTACGCACTACAACCTCAAGGCGTTGGGCAGAGAGCTTGGACGTTCCCTCCACGTCCTCGAGCACCAGATCAACGTTTCCGAGGATGGAATTCAACGGTGTCCTGAATTCGTGGGACACATTGGATACAAGATCTTCGTTTGCCGCGAGGGCGTCCACTAGGCCAGTCACATCGTTGTAGACGATCACCGCTCCGGCGAAGCCGCCGCCGTCGTCCGTCATTGGCCGGGCAGCTGTGGAAACAGCGCGCTGATCGGCTCCCTCTCCAATCCAGACGAGGTAATCCGCGAAAGATTCACCCTCGATTGCCCGCCGGATCGGGCGTTTGTCCGGGGGCAGCGGCGTCAGCTTATCTTGGGCGAAGATTAGTTGATTTTCCTCCTGAGGCGCCAGCTTGCGGTTCGTGGGATTTGCAGCCTGCTCGAATACTTTCTGGCGGTTGTTAGTCAGCAGGTGCTGACCGTCTGAATCCACCGCGACAATTCCGACGTCGGTCGCGTCCAGAATCGTCTTTAGCAGTTGTTCGCGGTCTCGGGTGGCGGCCAGCGCTTCGCGGAGTTCCTTGTCTTTTTCCTGCAGCTGCCGCTGCTGGAGCCGCATGTTCTCGCTGGCAAAGCGAATTGCCAGTGCGACGGCCAGCATCATGAGAGGCAGCAGAACAATTGACGTGATGTCCGACGCTGTGAAATTGGGGAATTTTCCCAATAACGATGGAAGAAGGATGAGTACCGGCCCTACAACACTCAAAATGATGCTGGTGCGGGCGAGCATTCCCGACGCTGCGAGCCAGATAACCGGAAATATGGCGAGTGTCGCCAAGCCTGGCAACATTGACCCGGCACCGTTGCGTGAAAGCCAGATGGCGAGCAGGTCCAGCACCGGTATGACCAGGTAGGCGCTTGGACTCAACCGCTCCCATGGGACGAGGAAGCAGCCCACGAAAAGTAGACAGTGGAGGACTATGCCGGAAATATAGACAGGATTATGCAGCAGGGTGGGCCAGGCAAAAGGAGTCGCCACGGCTACCGCAACGACGATCAGCGTCAGCGGAAGCTGGCACAAGGCGACCTGGGTGCGCGGACCCAAGCGCCTGAAATACCGCGCTGCGCCACGCTGCAAGAGGCGATCAGTCACTAGAGAGGCCCAAGTTCTTTGGTCCTAGTCCGGTACAAAATGAGTTCGCGAGCGAATTCGTCAAGAGCACGGCCCCCCGGCCTTCCTGGTCCCTGGAATGTACTTCTGGTGTCATCATAATTGACTTTGGCAAGATGAAAGAGAAAAAGCGTGTCATCGGTCATCCTTGCTTGTAGCGTAGAGACAGTTGGAGTGGAGATGGCATTGGCGCTGGGCTGATGGGGGGCAT from Arthrobacter pascens includes:
- a CDS encoding signal peptidase I gives rise to the protein MRRLSRVQNNLLTLGAILGALCLLAAIVAVLIGAKPLVFRSGSMAPAIPTGALGISIPVEAAALRAGDVISVETAAGVRITHRLVQADVSGDTATVTLKGDANSIPDAEPYVLRTTERVIAHAPLLGYAVAWLSSSAAVFAGGLFTAYLFYLAFGAPKRRGSRLEPPQPESRPQGGRRARRSGRRATRLTAMSLVSLGVLTGGALHTAAPSQAAFTDGALATGQFTATQLPSPTLVCIQDGNNIRLRLTRSGSLATDYALVTLVPNESWSSGLWPGTTVTVTIDADDNAFDGYRQERAIQFQAAQWLHSWVSTPASSLTVQYTPKALLGLVPASLDCP
- a CDS encoding SipW-dependent-type signal peptide-containing protein, which codes for MGRRSVTPQGAVSSERSIGLRALLSAGMVLGLGAVGTLAAWTDESTATATFSAGTLDLKLRTLPDGTLADSVAVTSLDMTAMYPGVSKAAMVQASNSGSLPLTYTVTGSAVAGAGGLGGNLGTSLLVGVYSGGSASNTATTGSCTGTRIGTTDVTLVGTLISVPRTLAPAGTENLCLVVSLPANAASNLQGTSTTATFTFNAGVGS
- a CDS encoding signal peptidase I; the encoded protein is MSRKHSAAVDDAATGIGWWLRQIASWVLLLSMFSLLVVVVAVPRFTGSTPYTVLTGSMRPGMPPGSLVVTRPVQAAELKVGDAITYQIRSGEPEVVTHRIKSISRTLGGEALFTTQGDANPVPDETLVKARQIRGVVWYSMPLLGYVNVWLTGEQHIWAVGVAVALLLGYSAFMCNAAVVESRRSKRRPDPARLLSDAGAGVPNGTA
- a CDS encoding alternate-type signal peptide domain-containing protein, with the translated sequence MNKAIKGAIAAGAAGILLLGGAGTFAVWSDTATVDAGMVSTGQLSLSVAAGSWAEATHGPIADIGTFQIIPGDSLTYNTTVTVKAEGENLHAELTVPTVLVAPVTNDLGATVAEQDLAVAMVIDSESVDGIEVEGNSVSFDAATTYTIPVTITVDFTDVAVNIDQNLNIDLESALTFSLEQTA
- a CDS encoding PAS domain-containing sensor histidine kinase, producing the protein MTDRLLQRGAARYFRRLGPRTQVALCQLPLTLIVVAVAVATPFAWPTLLHNPVYISGIVLHCLLFVGCFLVPWERLSPSAYLVIPVLDLLAIWLSRNGAGSMLPGLATLAIFPVIWLAASGMLARTSIILSVVGPVLILLPSLLGKFPNFTASDITSIVLLPLMMLAVALAIRFASENMRLQQRQLQEKDKELREALAATRDREQLLKTILDATDVGIVAVDSDGQHLLTNNRQKVFEQAANPTNRKLAPQEENQLIFAQDKLTPLPPDKRPIRRAIEGESFADYLVWIGEGADQRAVSTAARPMTDDGGGFAGAVIVYNDVTGLVDALAANEDLVSNVSHEFRTPLNSILGNVDLVLEDVEGTSKLSAQRLEVVVRNSERLLALVSDLMLSASSALKVYPKRTDLAGLVETSIGSARAQADQSNISLVANVPSPLWAYADPLRIGQALDNLVSNAIKYSPGGGVVSISAQGTDDWIQLRVKDTGMGMSAEDSTNVFKRFFRTDSAREASIAGAGLGLSITKTIVERHGGDISCESRPGEGSTFTLRLPADGPPPSF